In Schizosaccharomyces osmophilus chromosome 1, complete sequence, the genomic window ATAattataataatatattCAAATACTAGGACACACCCGTTCGgttataaataaaaggagACGTTCATGACACAAAATTAGAAGGTTGCGACACGGGTGAAGCGTcaatcaaaacaaaatctgCACTCATGTCCTTAGTAccctttaaaaaaaggttcttaaaataaaattcgtCAAAATGGCAGCTAATAAGACGAAACATAAGATGGTAGGTCCCAAGCGATCATCATAAGGACcacttcctcttcttcgtATGGCAGAAGCTCTCCAATGATAAATTGATAAAGCATATCCCATCGTTCCTATGGCCACAACGGTAAAGAGACCAGCGCTAATCCTTCCGATCCTGTCACCAAAGTTCAGCAAACCAACAGACAAGCCACCTAAAACAACAGCAAAGCTGAGCCAAGAGAGAAAAGTCCGTTCATTAGCGAAGAAGACCTTGGGCTCCACTCTAACCGGGAGTGCAATT contains:
- the nrf1 gene encoding vacuolar transporter chaperone (VTC) complex, GTPase regulator subunit Nrf1; its protein translation is MSTQPLLQTTPGKRIALPVRVEPKVFFANERTFLSWLSFAVVLGGLSVGLLNFGDRIGRISAGLFTVVAIGTMGYALSIYHWRASAIRRRGSGPYDDRLGPTILCFVLLAAILTNFILRTFF